From a region of the Nonlabens dokdonensis DSW-6 genome:
- a CDS encoding DUF3140 domain-containing protein: MSDRTKDETYDEFYNVVNMTPSELEDWLDTDKSKSVGKDSGDGESIGHKSGRKIIKIKRKKKDELTDTNYNHMNEVIGYVHRHSAQKPKSDIKESNWRYSLKNWGHDPCKEMDC, translated from the coding sequence ATGAGCGATAGAACCAAAGACGAAACTTACGACGAATTTTATAACGTAGTCAACATGACACCTAGCGAGTTAGAGGATTGGCTCGATACCGATAAATCAAAAAGTGTTGGGAAAGACAGCGGTGACGGCGAATCCATAGGTCATAAATCTGGACGCAAAATCATCAAGATCAAAAGAAAAAAGAAAGACGAGCTTACTGACACTAATTACAATCACATGAATGAAGTAATAGGTTATGTGCATAGACATAGCGCGCAAAAGCCAAAAAGCGATATCAAAGAAAGTAACTGGAGATACAGTTTAAAAAATTGGGGACACGACCCATGTAAAGAAATGGACTGTTAA
- the meaB gene encoding methylmalonyl Co-A mutase-associated GTPase MeaB codes for MATNSHINPNARRRKEKLDVNELFNELHSGQVSALSRAITLVESTAGGDSAFAKAIIKQALPESGKSFRLGITGVPGVGKSTFIESLGRQLIERGKKVAVLAIDPSSNISRGSILGDKTRMEELVKSDQAFIRPSPAGTTLGGVARKTREAIILCEAAGYDFIIVETVGVGQSETAVHSMTDFFLLLKLAGAGDDLQGIKRGIMEMADAIIINKADGENQTAAKHARREFKNAIHLMPQKDHGWPTQVLTCSGLNNIGITEVIEEINNYQTHATANSSFTNKRNAQELYWFHQTIEDAIKTNFYNRPEVIAKLAVLEQKVLSKKKSPFDAAGELLAL; via the coding sequence TTGGCTACCAACTCACATATAAATCCTAACGCTAGACGCAGGAAAGAAAAGCTTGACGTAAATGAATTATTTAACGAGCTGCATTCTGGTCAAGTTAGCGCGTTGAGTAGAGCGATCACTTTAGTGGAGAGTACTGCTGGTGGTGATTCCGCTTTCGCGAAAGCAATAATAAAACAAGCCTTACCAGAGTCTGGAAAATCCTTTAGATTAGGAATAACCGGCGTGCCAGGCGTGGGAAAATCTACCTTCATAGAATCGCTAGGAAGACAGCTGATAGAACGTGGTAAAAAGGTCGCTGTACTCGCCATAGACCCATCCAGTAACATTTCACGAGGCAGTATATTAGGCGACAAAACCAGAATGGAAGAACTGGTTAAAAGCGACCAAGCCTTTATAAGACCAAGTCCAGCAGGAACCACATTAGGTGGCGTAGCTCGCAAAACACGCGAGGCTATCATTTTATGCGAGGCCGCAGGATATGATTTTATCATTGTAGAAACCGTAGGCGTAGGACAAAGCGAGACTGCAGTACATTCCATGACCGATTTCTTCTTACTACTCAAACTCGCAGGCGCTGGAGATGATTTACAAGGCATCAAACGCGGCATCATGGAAATGGCAGACGCTATCATCATTAACAAAGCCGATGGCGAGAATCAAACCGCCGCAAAACATGCCCGACGGGAATTTAAAAACGCGATACACCTCATGCCGCAAAAAGACCACGGCTGGCCTACACAGGTACTGACTTGTAGCGGATTGAACAACATAGGGATCACAGAAGTAATAGAAGAAATCAATAATTACCAAACTCACGCGACCGCAAACAGCAGCTTTACTAATAAACGCAACGCGCAAGAACTCTACTGGTTCCATCAGACAATAGAAGACGCCATTAAAACCAACTTCTACAACCGTCCAGAAGTCATCGCAAAACTGGCAGTTCTAGAACAAAAAGTATTGAGCAAAAAGAAAAGCCCTTTTGACGCGGCTGGGGAATTGTTGGCGTTGTGA
- a CDS encoding helix-turn-helix domain-containing protein, which yields MNLSNLLSLVAVITIFLAVLLSFFLVSVKTQNKLSNRLFALFLIWTAIDISGVVIDSFLTEVGNLQMLRPLFIFLQLPTFYLYVKSACYSDFKLKWIHLLHIIPFLLVNTILIPRYYAVDLLGKVDFLSNIQSMWEIQFNFILIHIQIAVYLILAFLNIKKAKRLYLENYAGESIETFNWLFQFTVALSIFYGIALLKNIFKFSEYQEWSDSLTVGLFVFELLIISWYLLKALTHPNLFRSLDSKLQLVEHIISEDEQEEDNDTNETSEELIALKKYMEEEQPYLNPGLTIQDISDAIEIPVRELSLLINHQLNQHFYDFVNSYRIEHAKKMLKDPSKNKWTVLEILYESGFNSKSSFNTAFKKHTGTTPTSYRKSL from the coding sequence ATGAATCTATCAAATTTATTAAGTCTTGTAGCGGTAATAACCATCTTCCTAGCGGTTTTACTATCCTTTTTTTTAGTTTCTGTAAAGACTCAAAATAAGTTGAGCAATAGGCTTTTTGCACTATTTTTAATTTGGACAGCGATTGATATAAGTGGTGTTGTGATCGACTCATTCCTTACTGAAGTTGGTAACCTTCAAATGTTGCGACCATTATTCATTTTTTTACAATTACCTACATTTTATCTCTATGTAAAATCGGCGTGTTATTCAGATTTTAAACTGAAGTGGATTCACTTGTTACACATCATTCCTTTTTTACTGGTGAATACAATCTTGATTCCGCGTTATTATGCTGTGGACTTGCTAGGTAAAGTAGATTTCTTGAGCAACATTCAATCCATGTGGGAAATACAGTTTAATTTTATATTAATTCATATTCAGATAGCTGTTTATTTGATTCTTGCTTTTTTAAACATAAAAAAAGCTAAGAGATTATACTTAGAAAATTATGCTGGAGAAAGTATAGAAACTTTTAATTGGTTGTTTCAATTTACCGTGGCTTTGTCTATTTTTTACGGAATTGCTTTATTGAAAAATATTTTCAAATTCTCAGAATATCAAGAATGGAGTGACTCTTTAACGGTAGGATTATTTGTATTTGAGTTATTAATTATAAGTTGGTATTTATTAAAAGCTCTGACGCATCCTAATTTGTTCAGAAGCTTAGATTCTAAGCTACAATTGGTAGAGCATATTATCTCTGAAGATGAACAGGAAGAAGATAACGACACCAACGAAACAAGCGAAGAGCTCATCGCTTTAAAAAAGTACATGGAAGAAGAGCAACCTTATTTGAATCCTGGGCTAACTATTCAAGATATTTCTGATGCCATTGAGATTCCTGTGCGCGAATTATCTCTGCTCATTAACCATCAATTGAATCAGCATTTTTATGATTTTGTGAATAGCTATCGCATAGAACACGCTAAGAAAATGCTTAAAGATCCCTCAAAAAATAAGTGGACGGTACTTGAAATTCTCTATGAATCTGGCTTTAATTCAAAATCTTCTTTTAATACTGCTTTTAAAAAGCATACGGGAACTACACCTACTTCCTATCGTAAGAGCTTGTAA
- a CDS encoding serine hydrolase domain-containing protein, protein MKNSIPMFTFFLLLNTICYAQDITQKIDSIVQEVHLKYPEVGISLGFIQNDQEFYTAYGKNHKESTVDINKNSVFEIASITKLVTANLLAQAVLENKIKLEDYIDDYLPEVYVLQDAIKNKIKISDLASHQSGLEDLDFGKLIAANSQQPIDGVTQEDISAIINNCTELIDYGSYRYSTIGYVLLGDILEKVYGKSYDQIITEKLITPYQLTNTLTKEFDVPNLTKGYNQDGGEQEFFNWHTTAPAGLLKSSTADMVTFLKAILNNKTKAGKAAQLCETTYYNKDDRQLGLGTNILIDIQNTIYAKTGDSMGQSSILCYNRGKNWGIVIFITQRNFKIRSELFNGIYEVVLK, encoded by the coding sequence ATGAAAAATTCCATTCCAATGTTTACATTCTTCCTATTACTAAATACAATTTGTTATGCACAGGACATTACTCAAAAAATAGATTCTATTGTGCAAGAGGTGCATTTGAAATATCCTGAAGTTGGCATAAGTCTAGGTTTTATTCAAAACGATCAAGAGTTTTACACCGCTTATGGTAAGAACCATAAAGAAAGTACGGTTGATATTAATAAAAATTCGGTTTTTGAAATTGCTTCTATCACAAAACTGGTTACCGCAAACTTATTAGCACAAGCGGTTCTGGAGAATAAAATTAAATTAGAGGACTATATAGACGATTATTTACCAGAGGTATATGTCTTACAAGACGCCATTAAAAACAAAATTAAAATATCAGATCTGGCGTCACATCAATCGGGACTGGAAGATCTGGATTTTGGCAAACTAATCGCTGCAAATTCACAACAACCTATTGATGGAGTTACTCAAGAAGATATCAGCGCGATCATAAATAATTGCACAGAATTAATCGACTATGGAAGCTATCGCTACTCTACTATCGGTTATGTGTTGCTAGGAGACATTCTAGAAAAGGTTTATGGGAAAAGCTACGATCAGATCATCACAGAAAAACTAATCACGCCTTATCAATTAACTAACACGCTAACAAAAGAATTTGATGTTCCTAACCTTACCAAAGGTTATAATCAAGATGGTGGCGAACAAGAATTTTTTAACTGGCACACAACTGCACCAGCCGGATTGTTGAAATCAAGCACAGCAGATATGGTTACGTTTTTAAAAGCCATATTAAATAATAAAACAAAAGCTGGAAAAGCAGCTCAACTTTGTGAAACTACCTACTACAACAAGGATGATCGACAATTAGGATTAGGAACCAATATCCTTATAGACATCCAGAATACAATCTATGCAAAAACTGGTGATTCCATGGGACAGTCTTCCATACTTTGTTACAACAGAGGTAAAAACTGGGGAATTGTGATCTTTATTACTCAACGTAATTTCAAAATACGTTCAGAATTGTTTAATGGGATTTATGAGGTGGTTTTGAAGTGA
- a CDS encoding M1 family metallopeptidase: MKNTIFLILTSILALTSCQENKQTQPAEENAKTYLQEPHSYAQPNDAVITHLDLDINVDFKSQVISGTATYDIENNGSNKIILDSKYLEIESVTQNGETTDFKLGGFDESLGQPLTVAIKEDTKQIAITYSTTAKTEALQWLTAQQTADKTNPFLFTQGQAILTRTWIPIQDSPQVRITYEATVKVPQELMAVMSAENPKEKNENGVYHFKMEQPIPAYLIALAIGDIEYKAISNRTGVYAEKSMLDKVQEEFSDMEKMVVAAENLYGDYDWEQFDVIVLPPSFPFGGMENPRLTFATPTVIAGDKSLTSLVAHELAHSWSGNLVTNATWNDFWLNEGFTVYFEIRIMEALYGKDRANMLALIGRQDLEDELEALKESPNDTKLKLDLKGRNPDDGMNSIAYDKGYLFLRTLEEKVGRENMDAFLKSYFKKNAFSTTNTEDFITYLNENLLDKNNITFNTEEWIYQPGIPANAAVIESDAFSNVEKTLEEFLKTNRIDVTKTENWTPQEWVHFVRNFPKDISVEQMQQLDNTFDFTHSTNSYITMVWYEQSILNGYHGNNVDAKIAEFLNTVGRRWYVTTLFSAFAKAERIEEAKEIYKTARGNYHSVTANTVDEMLGMD; this comes from the coding sequence ATGAAAAACACAATTTTTCTAATTCTTACTAGCATATTGGCACTCACAAGCTGCCAAGAAAACAAACAAACACAACCAGCTGAAGAGAATGCAAAAACCTACCTACAAGAACCTCATTCCTACGCACAACCTAATGATGCTGTGATCACTCATTTAGATCTAGACATCAATGTAGATTTTAAAAGCCAAGTCATTAGTGGAACGGCAACTTATGATATTGAGAATAACGGTAGCAATAAAATCATTCTAGACAGTAAATATTTAGAAATTGAAAGCGTTACTCAAAATGGTGAAACAACTGATTTTAAGTTAGGAGGTTTTGATGAATCCTTAGGTCAACCGTTAACCGTTGCCATTAAAGAAGACACTAAGCAAATAGCCATCACCTACTCTACCACGGCAAAAACAGAAGCCTTACAATGGCTTACCGCTCAACAAACAGCTGATAAGACTAATCCATTTTTATTTACACAAGGTCAGGCGATTCTAACACGCACCTGGATTCCAATTCAAGACAGTCCACAAGTGCGTATTACTTATGAGGCAACAGTAAAAGTTCCTCAAGAATTGATGGCTGTTATGAGCGCCGAGAATCCTAAGGAAAAGAACGAAAATGGCGTTTATCATTTTAAAATGGAACAACCTATTCCGGCTTATTTAATTGCACTTGCTATAGGTGATATTGAGTATAAAGCAATAAGTAATAGAACTGGAGTTTATGCAGAGAAATCCATGCTCGATAAAGTCCAAGAAGAGTTCTCAGACATGGAAAAAATGGTTGTCGCGGCAGAGAATCTATATGGCGATTATGATTGGGAGCAATTTGATGTGATTGTATTGCCGCCTAGTTTTCCTTTTGGCGGTATGGAGAATCCGCGATTGACCTTTGCGACTCCTACGGTTATTGCAGGCGATAAAAGTTTGACATCGCTGGTCGCGCATGAGTTGGCGCATTCTTGGTCTGGGAATTTGGTGACCAATGCCACTTGGAACGACTTCTGGCTTAATGAAGGTTTTACCGTTTATTTTGAGATTAGAATCATGGAAGCATTGTACGGAAAAGACCGTGCTAATATGCTCGCCTTAATAGGTAGACAAGATCTTGAAGATGAACTAGAAGCTCTAAAAGAATCACCTAATGACACGAAGTTAAAACTAGATTTAAAAGGTCGTAATCCAGATGATGGAATGAACAGTATTGCTTATGATAAAGGTTATCTCTTTTTACGCACGCTAGAAGAAAAAGTAGGTCGTGAAAACATGGATGCTTTCTTAAAATCATATTTTAAAAAGAATGCTTTTTCCACCACAAATACTGAAGATTTCATCACTTACCTCAACGAGAATTTACTAGATAAAAACAACATCACCTTCAATACTGAGGAATGGATTTACCAGCCTGGTATTCCAGCAAACGCCGCTGTTATAGAGTCTGATGCTTTTTCTAACGTAGAGAAAACGCTAGAAGAGTTCTTAAAAACAAACAGAATAGACGTTACTAAAACTGAAAACTGGACACCACAAGAATGGGTGCACTTCGTCCGTAATTTCCCAAAGGATATTTCTGTAGAACAAATGCAGCAATTGGATAATACCTTTGACTTTACTCATTCCACTAACTCCTACATCACCATGGTTTGGTATGAGCAATCTATTTTGAACGGCTATCATGGTAATAACGTAGACGCTAAAATCGCTGAGTTTTTAAATACCGTTGGTCGTCGCTGGTATGTGACTACTTTATTTTCCGCTTTCGCGAAAGCGGAACGAATAGAAGAAGCAAAAGAAATTTACAAAACGGCAAGAGGCAACTATCATAGTGTCACTGCCAATACGGTGGATGAGATGTTGGGAATGGATTAG
- a CDS encoding endonuclease domain-containing protein, which translates to MKRRKPIHDLPHLRNHRKSLRKNLTPAEAFLWNELKTQKFHGLKFRRQHSIKNYIVDFYCARYKLIIELDGDYHDRPGQFKKR; encoded by the coding sequence ATGAAACGCAGGAAACCTATTCATGATTTGCCACATCTTAGAAATCATCGAAAATCCCTACGTAAAAACTTAACACCTGCCGAAGCCTTTTTATGGAATGAATTAAAAACCCAAAAGTTTCATGGATTGAAATTTCGCAGGCAGCATTCTATTAAAAATTACATAGTTGATTTTTACTGTGCACGATATAAATTGATCATTGAATTGGATGGAGATTATCATGATAGGCCTGGTCAATTTAAAAAAAGATGA
- a CDS encoding DUF559 domain-containing protein has translation MEIIMIGLVNLKKDELRDHDLKSMGFTVLRYENKYVFSELGHALEDIKKYCEIE, from the coding sequence ATGGAGATTATCATGATAGGCCTGGTCAATTTAAAAAAAGATGAATTGCGAGATCACGATTTGAAAAGTATGGGATTTACGGTTTTAAGATATGAGAATAAATATGTTTTTAGTGAGTTGGGGCATGCTTTAGAGGATATTAAAAAGTATTGTGAGATAGAATAA
- a CDS encoding endonuclease domain-containing protein encodes MKRRKPIHDLPHLTKNRKSLRKNLTPSEAFLWNELKTQKFHGLKFRRQHSIKNYIVDFYCARYKLIIELDGDYHDRPGQFKKR; translated from the coding sequence ATGAAACGCAGGAAACCCATTCATGACTTACCTCATCTAACAAAAAACCGTAAATCCCTCCGTAAAAACTTAACACCTTCCGAAGCCTTTTTATGGAATGAATTAAAAACTCAAAAGTTTCATGGATTGAAATTTCGCAGGCAACATTCTATTAAAAATTACATAGTTGATTTTTATTGTGCACGATATAAATTGATCATTGAATTGGATGGAGATTATCATGATAGGCCTGGTCAATTTAAAAAAAGATGA
- a CDS encoding endonuclease domain-containing protein: MEIIMIGLVNLKKDELRDQDLKSMGFTVLRYENQYVFGELEHLLEDIKKYCNVE, translated from the coding sequence ATGGAGATTATCATGATAGGCCTGGTCAATTTAAAAAAAGATGAATTGCGAGATCAGGATTTGAAAAGTATGGGATTTACGGTTTTGAGGTATGAGAATCAGTATGTTTTTGGTGAGTTGGAGCATTTGTTAGAGGATATAAAAAAGTATTGTAATGTTGAATGA
- a CDS encoding acyl-CoA dehydrogenase family protein: MKTSISIPDSLLPFIPLLYIAWADDVLEEHEIAYIKKQIDQNKTIKEETKLIVYKWLNPENPPSARELAYWKSYIKDHADVLDPAAKMDLFTLGKRLAKNPNSEEWVNDQTKQSLSHIENYLGIASHEAIRSVYETNPVQGYQTFTINKPKKGYSVQLKTLLQHYNADLKTRVQNILDKHKEAIESYDDDLITRKEKVFKWTKELADAGLGKLAYPSAYGGSDSMVQYAAVFEELAKYDLSLTIKFGVHFGLFGGSVESLGTTYHHDKYLKDIGTMALPGCFAMTEMYHGSNVKALQTTAIYQPETNSFIINTPSQHDRKTYIGNAGLHAQMATVFAQLIVDGEEHGIHAFLVPIRNEQGDAMPGITIGDNGHKMGLNGVDNGTLHFNSVRIPKENLLNKFGDIDEDGQYFSPIISPSRRFFTMLGTLVGGRLCVPIAGNMASKKALNMAVYFALDRKQFGPPGEPEQSIMDYPTHQKKLMPLIANAYAYDFAHDHLLKEYTSDADHDAQEMEALAAGLKALSTWNTTTTIQTCREACGGKGYLSEMYFDLLKADSDIFTTFEGDNTVLLQLTAKSRLTYFRKQFGKMDWWDTLKYISSIASTNLSELNPLVTRDTSEEHLLSNDFQLAAFTYREEYSLRSLAMRLSKKIKEGMDSYDAFLHVQVHLIDMASAYIDRIVLERFIATIDEQEDASLKEILTSLKNLYALHRIEENKGWYLEHDYISGSKSLSINKLVQKLCKELKEESQHLVDAFDIPKHMTETALKFY; encoded by the coding sequence ATGAAAACATCTATATCCATTCCAGATTCTTTATTGCCTTTTATTCCGTTACTATATATCGCTTGGGCAGATGATGTTTTGGAAGAGCATGAGATCGCTTACATTAAAAAACAGATTGACCAAAACAAAACTATAAAGGAAGAAACTAAATTAATAGTTTACAAATGGTTGAATCCAGAAAATCCGCCATCTGCAAGAGAATTGGCCTACTGGAAAAGTTATATAAAAGATCATGCAGATGTTCTAGATCCAGCTGCAAAAATGGATTTATTTACTCTAGGTAAAAGATTAGCAAAGAATCCAAATTCTGAAGAATGGGTGAATGATCAAACCAAACAATCTCTATCGCATATTGAGAATTATTTGGGTATTGCCAGTCATGAAGCCATACGATCTGTTTATGAAACAAATCCCGTTCAAGGCTATCAAACCTTCACCATTAATAAACCTAAAAAGGGTTATTCAGTACAATTAAAAACTTTATTACAACACTACAATGCAGATTTAAAAACGCGTGTACAAAATATTCTAGATAAACATAAAGAAGCTATAGAAAGTTATGATGACGACTTAATTACTCGCAAAGAGAAAGTTTTTAAATGGACTAAAGAACTTGCCGATGCTGGATTAGGAAAACTAGCCTATCCCAGTGCTTATGGCGGATCTGATTCTATGGTGCAATATGCAGCTGTTTTTGAAGAACTGGCTAAGTATGACTTAAGTCTTACCATAAAATTTGGAGTTCATTTTGGGTTGTTCGGTGGTAGTGTAGAATCTCTTGGAACAACTTATCATCACGATAAGTATTTAAAAGATATAGGTACTATGGCTTTACCAGGTTGCTTTGCCATGACAGAAATGTATCATGGTAGTAATGTAAAAGCATTACAAACTACGGCCATTTATCAGCCCGAAACTAATAGCTTTATCATCAACACGCCATCCCAGCACGATAGAAAAACCTACATAGGTAATGCTGGATTGCATGCACAAATGGCTACCGTTTTTGCACAGTTAATAGTTGATGGTGAAGAACATGGTATTCATGCCTTTCTAGTTCCTATAAGAAATGAGCAAGGCGATGCTATGCCCGGAATTACCATAGGAGATAACGGTCACAAAATGGGTTTAAATGGCGTAGATAACGGAACCTTACATTTCAATTCTGTACGTATTCCTAAAGAGAACCTGCTTAATAAATTTGGTGATATTGATGAAGACGGACAATATTTTAGCCCCATAATAAGTCCGTCAAGAAGATTCTTTACTATGTTGGGTACTTTAGTAGGTGGACGTTTATGTGTTCCTATTGCGGGAAATATGGCTAGTAAAAAAGCATTAAATATGGCGGTTTATTTTGCTTTAGACCGTAAACAATTCGGTCCACCAGGAGAACCAGAACAATCCATTATGGATTATCCTACGCATCAAAAAAAGTTAATGCCTTTAATTGCAAATGCTTATGCCTATGATTTTGCTCATGATCATTTACTGAAAGAATATACTAGCGATGCAGACCATGATGCTCAGGAAATGGAAGCTCTTGCCGCTGGATTAAAAGCGTTGAGTACTTGGAATACAACTACGACCATACAAACCTGTCGAGAAGCTTGTGGTGGAAAAGGGTATTTAAGTGAGATGTACTTTGATTTACTAAAGGCAGATTCTGATATCTTCACCACATTTGAAGGTGATAATACAGTCTTGTTACAACTTACTGCAAAAAGTAGGTTGACCTATTTCAGAAAGCAATTTGGTAAAATGGATTGGTGGGATACCTTAAAATATATTTCGAGCATTGCTTCTACTAATCTCAGTGAATTGAATCCGCTAGTGACGAGAGACACGTCAGAAGAGCATTTATTAAGCAACGATTTTCAACTAGCAGCCTTTACCTATCGTGAAGAATATTCATTGCGCTCGCTAGCCATGCGATTGAGTAAAAAGATAAAAGAAGGCATGGACAGCTATGATGCTTTTTTACATGTTCAAGTTCATTTGATAGATATGGCAAGCGCTTATATTGATCGCATTGTTTTAGAACGATTTATTGCCACAATTGATGAACAAGAAGATGCAAGTCTTAAAGAAATACTCACCTCTTTAAAGAATCTATATGCTTTACATCGTATAGAAGAAAACAAAGGTTGGTATCTGGAACACGACTATATTTCTGGCTCTAAATCTTTATCTATTAATAAATTGGTGCAAAAACTTTGTAAAGAACTCAAAGAAGAAAGTCAGCACCTAGTTGATGCTTTTGATATACCAAAACACATGACGGAAACAGCTTTGAAGTTTTATTAA
- a CDS encoding MarC family protein: MNEIMTFALSVFTGFFAIMNPISNMPIFLSLTDGADKETKQRINLKAVIVAFIIVSVFVLLGNYIFDLFGITIPAFKITGGILIFFVGFQMLQSKKSNIKRLKTVNYDENIAISPLAIPILAGPGTIVTATNFVANTTSYINIAVIIVVFALMCLLNYIAFSLSDVIAKKIGDNVISVIGKLMGLIIAIIGTSMVISGLKLSFDVLN, translated from the coding sequence ATGAATGAAATAATGACATTTGCGTTATCAGTGTTCACTGGCTTTTTTGCCATCATGAACCCTATTTCTAATATGCCTATTTTTCTATCATTAACTGATGGTGCTGATAAAGAAACCAAACAAAGAATCAATCTAAAAGCAGTAATAGTCGCATTTATTATTGTGTCGGTTTTTGTATTACTCGGTAATTACATTTTTGATCTTTTCGGTATAACAATTCCTGCCTTTAAAATCACTGGTGGAATATTAATATTTTTCGTTGGTTTTCAAATGTTACAATCTAAAAAGTCAAATATTAAACGTCTCAAAACGGTTAATTATGATGAAAATATTGCAATATCTCCACTTGCCATTCCTATTCTCGCAGGTCCTGGAACCATAGTAACGGCAACTAACTTTGTAGCCAACACTACTTCTTACATTAACATTGCGGTCATTATTGTGGTATTTGCCTTGATGTGTCTTTTGAACTATATCGCCTTTTCCTTAAGTGACGTTATTGCAAAAAAGATAGGTGACAATGTGATTTCAGTAATTGGTAAATTGATGGGATTGATCATCGCTATTATAGGAACTAGCATGGTTATCTCTGGACTTAAGTTGTCGTTTGATGTTTTAAATTAA
- a CDS encoding OsmC family protein, with amino-acid sequence MRKQFQFQVLTEWKAGVFQNAKSHTSKIAGKSELEISAASEFKGDASLHNPEDLQLSALSSCHMMSYFYVCRQNRIEILDYHDNAKGTLELKEDSSGGFTQVVLHPIVTLKDASQQELALQLHEKAHQLCFIANSVNFPIKIIPRIVH; translated from the coding sequence ATGAGAAAGCAATTTCAGTTTCAAGTGCTCACGGAATGGAAAGCAGGAGTTTTCCAGAACGCTAAATCCCATACCTCTAAAATTGCTGGAAAATCTGAATTAGAAATATCTGCAGCATCAGAGTTTAAAGGCGATGCATCATTGCACAATCCGGAAGATTTACAGCTCAGCGCATTATCTTCCTGCCACATGATGTCTTATTTCTACGTGTGCCGTCAAAACCGAATAGAAATATTAGATTATCACGATAACGCAAAAGGAACTTTGGAGTTGAAAGAGGATTCTAGCGGCGGTTTTACACAAGTGGTATTGCATCCTATAGTAACTTTAAAAGATGCTTCTCAACAGGAACTCGCTTTGCAACTTCATGAAAAAGCACACCAACTTTGTTTTATAGCCAACTCTGTCAACTTCCCGATAAAAATAATTCCTAGAATAGTCCACTAA
- a CDS encoding phosphatase PAP2 family protein: MEDVKQLDWDISLFLNDWGNDAVDLFFNVVTHKFYAIPLYLFVLYVLYKKIGTRNLVIALISIALLIALSDQLANLFKDSLERLRPFREPALEGLISKVGKSGGTYGFYSGHASSAVALATFLWFILRRNHKTLGFVMMIWAALVAYSRVYLGVHYFGDVLMGSFMGLLLGLFFAWVYAFAKARYGTSTTII; the protein is encoded by the coding sequence ATGGAAGACGTTAAACAATTAGATTGGGACATCAGTTTATTTCTCAACGATTGGGGAAATGATGCGGTAGACCTGTTTTTTAATGTGGTCACTCATAAATTCTATGCGATCCCATTGTATCTTTTTGTTCTATATGTTTTATACAAGAAAATAGGAACTCGTAATCTGGTTATTGCGCTGATTTCTATTGCTTTACTAATTGCTTTAAGTGATCAGCTGGCAAATTTATTCAAAGATAGTTTAGAGCGATTGCGTCCATTTAGAGAACCAGCCTTAGAAGGTTTGATTTCTAAAGTAGGGAAGAGTGGTGGTACTTATGGATTCTACAGTGGCCATGCGAGCAGTGCGGTTGCTTTGGCAACTTTTCTGTGGTTTATATTGAGGCGCAACCATAAAACCTTAGGATTTGTGATGATGATTTGGGCTGCTTTGGTGGCTTACAGTCGTGTCTATTTGGGTGTACATTATTTTGGCGATGTGCTTATGGGCAGTTTTATGGGCTTGCTTTTAGGACTGTTTTTTGCTTGGGTTTACGCTTTCGCGAAAGCGAGATATGGAACATCCACCACCATAATTTAA